Proteins found in one Fibrobacter succinogenes genomic segment:
- a CDS encoding ABC transporter permease — MKNKLINTLRRFLPFLGVIVALAIHLLIEDSDEHPEAEEAYYTWILYFFLVTTFILGIVSTFVKKLKKGLEYSGAFWGGVGIVIAIIDIVIGKLALFPVLFFPKYDNILAQFFEGYEIILKCIWHSTKLLVTGFLYGAGFGFITGVLLGFNKKFNYWINPYIKLIGPIPATIWIPISLTIFPTTFGASVFIIALSVWFSVALMTSSAIQAVPKTYFEVSRTLGASSAFQIFRVGIPAAMPSIFLGVFYGIISAFLALMTAEMFGVKYGIGWYISWQKAMLVYSGVYAGIIVIAVYCMLILTLLFKLRDKILNWQKGTLKW, encoded by the coding sequence ATGAAGAATAAACTAATAAACACATTAAGAAGATTTTTACCCTTTTTAGGTGTTATTGTCGCACTTGCCATCCACTTGCTTATCGAAGACAGCGACGAACACCCAGAAGCTGAAGAAGCTTACTACACCTGGATTTTGTATTTCTTTTTGGTCACTACATTCATCCTCGGCATCGTCTCCACCTTTGTCAAAAAATTGAAGAAAGGCCTGGAATATTCCGGTGCGTTTTGGGGAGGCGTCGGAATCGTCATCGCCATCATTGACATTGTCATCGGAAAGCTAGCCCTCTTCCCCGTCTTGTTTTTCCCGAAATACGACAACATTCTCGCCCAGTTTTTCGAAGGCTACGAAATCATCCTCAAGTGCATTTGGCACTCGACAAAACTTTTAGTCACAGGATTCCTCTACGGTGCCGGATTCGGCTTTATCACAGGCGTTCTCCTTGGATTCAACAAAAAGTTCAATTATTGGATTAACCCTTACATCAAGCTAATAGGCCCGATTCCCGCAACAATCTGGATTCCGATTTCGCTGACGATTTTTCCGACAACTTTTGGCGCAAGCGTTTTTATCATTGCACTTTCCGTCTGGTTCTCGGTTGCGCTTATGACGAGCTCTGCAATACAGGCTGTCCCCAAAACCTATTTTGAAGTTTCACGCACGCTCGGCGCAAGTAGCGCTTTCCAGATTTTCCGAGTCGGCATCCCGGCCGCCATGCCCTCCATTTTCCTTGGCGTATTCTACGGCATCATCAGTGCATTCTTGGCGCTCATGACCGCAGAAATGTTCGGCGTCAAATACGGTATCGGCTGGTACATCTCCTGGCAAAAGGCCATGCTCGTCTATAGCGGTGTTTATGCAGGAATCATCGTCATTGCAGTTTACTGCATGCTCATACTCACCTTGCTCTTTAAATTGCGCGATAAAATCTTGAATTGGCAAAAGGGAACTTTGAAATGGTAA
- a CDS encoding PLP-dependent cysteine synthase family protein, giving the protein MSNIHHSITELVGHTPLLELHNFEKNHNAKGHILAKLEYFNPSGSVKDRAALRMIEEAEREGKLKPGGEIVEITSGNTGIGLAAIAAAKGYKLTVFFEPGGSEERVQVIKTYGATLLGYDALPNVSKLLKEGSFSVAVLLSDVRKYAEEHNAFFINQIENENNPLAHYYTTGPEIVADTDGKVDFIVSMAGTGGTLNGLSKYFREHNPNVKIVGVQATPDSRFFTPEAEEHGVIDGVAPFANVPEPPPLLNDSSIYDEYIEVSTLQATGVAHELAEKEGLFLGTSGAAGIYAASIVAARPENEGKNIVVITADNGFKYLSTKVYALKK; this is encoded by the coding sequence ATGTCCAATATTCACCATTCCATTACCGAGCTCGTCGGCCACACTCCGCTGCTGGAGCTCCACAATTTTGAGAAGAATCACAATGCCAAGGGCCATATCCTGGCAAAACTCGAATACTTCAACCCGTCCGGCTCCGTGAAGGACCGCGCTGCCCTCAGAATGATTGAAGAAGCCGAACGCGAAGGCAAGCTCAAGCCGGGTGGAGAAATCGTTGAAATCACAAGCGGTAACACGGGCATCGGCCTTGCCGCTATCGCCGCTGCCAAGGGCTACAAACTCACCGTTTTCTTTGAACCGGGTGGTTCTGAAGAACGCGTACAAGTGATCAAGACCTATGGAGCAACGCTCCTCGGTTACGACGCCCTTCCGAACGTAAGCAAGCTTCTGAAGGAAGGCTCCTTCTCTGTTGCCGTCTTGCTCTCCGACGTCCGCAAGTATGCCGAAGAACACAATGCATTCTTCATCAACCAGATTGAAAACGAAAACAACCCGCTCGCCCATTACTACACCACCGGCCCGGAAATCGTTGCCGATACGGATGGCAAGGTAGACTTTATCGTTTCCATGGCAGGCACGGGCGGTACGCTCAATGGTCTTTCCAAGTACTTCCGCGAACACAATCCGAACGTGAAAATCGTCGGTGTGCAGGCCACTCCGGATTCTCGCTTCTTCACCCCGGAAGCTGAAGAACATGGCGTGATCGATGGTGTTGCCCCGTTCGCAAACGTTCCGGAACCGCCTCCTCTGCTGAACGATTCTTCGATCTATGACGAATACATTGAAGTCTCTACGCTCCAGGCTACAGGCGTTGCCCACGAACTCGCCGAAAAGGAAGGCCTCTTCCTCGGAACATCCGGTGCAGCAGGCATCTATGCCGCCTCCATCGTGGCTGCACGTCCTGAAAACGAAGGAAAGAACATTGTCGTTATTACAGCTGATAACGGATTCAAGTACCTTTCCACTAAGGTGTACGCATTGAAGAAGTAA